A single window of Culicoides brevitarsis isolate CSIRO-B50_1 chromosome 3, AGI_CSIRO_Cbre_v1, whole genome shotgun sequence DNA harbors:
- the LOC134834609 gene encoding small lysine-rich protein 1, with the protein MPGKGKTPKEKKEKKKKTSIDKSGDEAAEGEEDKAKSGKKKKGSKGKKGGGKGKSSKFSGDMFSEAAIENSYYLCHNIQDVLKSRGFIWPELQKKKKKGKKR; encoded by the coding sequence ATGCCTGGCAAAGGAAAAACTCCGaaagagaaaaaggaaaagaagaaaaagacttCCATCGATAAATCGGGCGATGAAGCGGCGGAAGGCGAAGAAGACAAAGCTAAATCaggcaagaagaaaaaaggctCGAAAGGCAAAAAAGGCGGCGGAAAAGGAAAATCAAGCAAATTTTCGGGAGACATGTTCAGCGAAGCAGCAATCGAAAATTCGTACTATTTGTGTCACAATATACAAGATGTGCTGAAAAGTCGAGGATTTATATGGCCTGAGCtgcaaaagaagaagaaaaagggcaaaaaacgataa
- the LOC134834608 gene encoding branched-chain-amino-acid aminotransferase has translation MVIKNSKQLCRHILANQHKLKKLIQLQTVRLCSSTARLQEAIVDDEEFTRVSQVPVSRQAPNLAPIKHEKDLGHLFKYSDLQVQLCAPTQLQPKPEADDLKFGKNFTDHMMKIAYHKRLGGWQAPEIVPFGNIVLHPAAKVFHYALELFEGMKAYRGVDDRIRLFRPEMNMHRMNLSAARSGLPTFDGEEMISCLKRLVSIDSEWVPHTDAASLYLRPTLIGIEPTLGVASSDSALLYTILSPVGSYFDQKKGADADNGVSLLADPQYTRAWPGGVGDRKMGSNYAPTIHVQKTALSKGLEQVLWLYGDDHQLTEVGTMNIFMFFINDLGERELITPNLNGLILPGITRDSILALAREWGQFRVTEGKITMSMVTRLLAKGRVLEMFGAGTACIVSPIERIHYLDRDYMIPTMKQDNAVFRRILHTLTDIQYGKVEHPWARVIDGE, from the exons atggtTATTAAAAATAGCAAG caatTATGTCGTCACATTCTGGCAAATCAAcacaaattgaagaaattgatCCAACTTCAAACGGTTCGATTGTGCAGCAGTACAGCTCGATTGCAAGAAGCCATTGTCGATGATGAAGAGTTCACACGTGTATCGCAAGTTCCTGTTTCACGTCAAGCTCCCAATCTTGCTCCCATTAAACACGAAAAGGATCTCGGACATCTCTTCAAATATTCAGATTTGCAAGTTCAACTTTGTGCCCCGACTCAATTGCAACCCAAACCTGAAGCTGATGATCTCAAATTTGGCAAGAATTTCACGGATCACATGATGAAAATTGCATATCACAAACGATTGGGAGGATGGCAAGCACCTGAAATTGTTCCTTTTGGCAATATTGTTCTACATCCGGCAGCAAAAGTATTCCATTATGCGTTAGAG TTGTTCGAAGGAATGAAAGCCTATCGCGGAGTTGATGATCGCATCAGATTGTTCCGTCCCGAGATGAATATGCATCGGATGAATCTTTCGGCGGCACGTTCGGGCTTACCTACCTTCGATGGCGAAGAGATGATTAGTTGTTTGAAGCGTCTCGTGTCGATCGATTCAGAATGGGTACCTCACACAGATGCTGCGAGTTTGTATTTAAGACCTACCTTAATTGGAATTGAACCAACGTTGGGAGTTGCGAGTTCCGATTCTGCTTTATTATACACAATTTTGAGTCCTGTTGGAAGTTATTTCGACCAAAAGAAGGGAGCTGATGCAGATAATGGCGTTTCGTTGTTAGCTGATCCTCAATACACGAGAGCATGGCCCGGAGGCGTTGGAGATCGTAAAATGGGATCAAATTATGCACCAACGATTCACGTACAAAAAACCGCATTGTCAAAGGGATTGGAACAAGTATTATGGTTGTATGGAGATGATCATCAGTTAACGGAAGTTGGCacaatgaacattttcatgTTCTTTATCAACGATTTAGGag aacGTGAGTTGATAACGCCGAACTTGAATGGATTAATTCTTCCCGGAATCACAAGAGactcaattttagctttggcACGCGAATGGGGACAGTTCCGTGTCACAGAAGGCAAAATTACCATGTCGATGGTTACAAGATTGCTCGCCAAAGGAAga GTACTTGAGATGTTTGGCGCAGGAACAGCATGTATCGTTAGCCCCATCGAGCGAATCCATTATCTCGACAGAGATTACATGATTCCAACAATGAAGCAAGACAACGCCGTGTTCCGACGCATTTTGCATACCCTCACTGACATCCAATACGGCAAAGTTGAGCATCCATGGGCGCGTGTCATTGACGGAGAATAA
- the LOC134834785 gene encoding uncharacterized protein LOC134834785 isoform X2, whose translation MKRSKRLSAKMSAKDSVGASKRLKTTAKSPATKEETATDDETKAAKVIKEERKEEDPESVPSAEKLEVKQEKIEEDEKKVKNEEEEPKVCFDYCDVVARRIEPTTTNITEDNVKIKEEILDDGNSIEIGEPKIHQEEIAIIVPTKTKHHIETPSDDESGHNLLDLEDDSNNSLLDDELTSAKNQLSLSKSNNDDESTTNTTISIENFMETYEQMIVCRNAEKKTSQYCSFMETYGFIMTFRCVYEVPKHKRDRDSEQAINILLARYTGIDNLDVLQVLLEALNMIGDLEEYQTFGLEPVDCILITFLQLKVCVSFKDVAKVFKCEEKVAATCFVTMLRKIRKMLKSVIYWPTREETEMTIPKFFKPAYSNVRTIFTNLQVQTTGEQKQRFVIGFAPSGFVSYISAGYNADTYSDEKIFRAEKLRQRFERNQDALMVLYGFPIENLLGVSNFRVFRPPFIVKKVLPDNKTILKKKQTKLTAKKVLMNT comes from the exons ATGAAGCGATCGAAGAGATTGTCGGCGAAAATGTCTGCCAAAGACAGTGTCGGGGCATCAAAACGACTCAAAACAACAGCAAAGAGTCCCGCGACAAAAGAAGAGACTGCAACAGATGACGAAACCAAAGCTGCGAAAGTGATAAAGGAagagagaaaagaagaagatcCCGAAAGTGTGCCATCCGCGGAAAAATTGGAAGTGAAACAGGAAAAAATCGAggaagacgagaaaaaagtcaaaaatgaagaagaggagccaaaagtttgttttgattATTGTGATGTTGTTGCGCGTCGTATCGAGCCAACAACGACAAACATTACGGAGgataatgttaaaataaaggaAGAAATTCTGGATGACGGAAACAGTATTGAGATAGGAGAACCAAAAATCCATCAAGAGGAGATTGCAATTATTGTGCCAACGAAAACGAAGCATCACATAGAGACGCCGAGCGACGATGAAAGTGGGcataatttattagatttagaGGATGATAGTAACAATAGCTTGTTAGATGACGAATTGACTTCtgccaaaaatcaattaagttTAAGTAAGAGTAATAACGACGACGAATCAACCACCAACACGACAATTTCCATCGAAAACTTCATGGAAACGTACGAGCAGATGATAGTTTGCCGAAATGCTGAGAAGAAGACATCACAATATTGTTCATTCATGGAAACGTACGGGTTTATAATGACGTTTCGGTGTGTCTACGAAGTACCAAAACACAAACGAGACAGAGACTCTGAGCAGGCAATCAACATTTTGCTCGCTCGTTACACGGGAATCGATAATCTGGATGTTCTACAGGTATTATTGGAAGCACTCAACATGATCGGAGATCTGGAGGAATATCAAACATTTGGACTCGAGCCTGTCGACtgcattttaattacatttcttCAACTAAAAGTCTGCGTATCATTTAAGGATGTTGCCAAAGTATTCAAGTGTGAGGAGAAAGTTGCTGCGACGTGTTTTGTCACGATGCTGCGCAAGATTCGGAAGATGCTCAAAAGTGTCATTTATTGGCCGACGCGCGAAGAAACCGAAATGACAATACCGAAATTCTTCAAGCCCGCTTACTCGAACGTTCGCACAATCTTTACAAATTTACAAGTACAAACGACGGGCGAGCAGAAACAACGGTTTGTCATCGGATTCGCGCCAAGTGGCTTTGTGTCGTACATTAGTGCGGGCTACAATGCCGACACGTATTCGGATGAGAAGATTTTCCGGGCGGAAAAGTTGCGACAACGATTTGAGCGAAATCAGGATGCACTCATGGTGCTGTACGGTTTTCCGATTGAGAATTTGCTGGGCGTGAGTAATTTTCGGGTGTTTAGACCGCCATTCATCGTGAAAAAAGTGTTACCTGATAACAAAACAATT ttaaaaaaaaaacaaactaaatTAACCGccaagaaggttttgatgaaCACTTAG
- the LOC134834785 gene encoding uncharacterized protein LOC134834785 isoform X1 has protein sequence MKRSKRLSAKMSAKDSVGASKRLKTTAKSPATKEETATDDETKAAKVIKEERKEEDPESVPSAEKLEVKQEKIEEDEKKVKNEEEEPKVCFDYCDVVARRIEPTTTNITEDNVKIKEEILDDGNSIEIGEPKIHQEEIAIIVPTKTKHHIETPSDDESGHNLLDLEDDSNNSLLDDELTSAKNQLSLSKSNNDDESTTNTTISIENFMETYEQMIVCRNAEKKTSQYCSFMETYGFIMTFRCVYEVPKHKRDRDSEQAINILLARYTGIDNLDVLQVLLEALNMIGDLEEYQTFGLEPVDCILITFLQLKVCVSFKDVAKVFKCEEKVAATCFVTMLRKIRKMLKSVIYWPTREETEMTIPKFFKPAYSNVRTIFTNLQVQTTGEQKQRFVIGFAPSGFVSYISAGYNADTYSDEKIFRAEKLRQRFERNQDALMVLYGFPIENLLGVSNFRVFRPPFIVKKVLPDNKTIVRENFALFKHVTETCSSLQKFQILSLPLKFPSAFVDEVLFSVCVCINYNVMFRNT, from the coding sequence ATGAAGCGATCGAAGAGATTGTCGGCGAAAATGTCTGCCAAAGACAGTGTCGGGGCATCAAAACGACTCAAAACAACAGCAAAGAGTCCCGCGACAAAAGAAGAGACTGCAACAGATGACGAAACCAAAGCTGCGAAAGTGATAAAGGAagagagaaaagaagaagatcCCGAAAGTGTGCCATCCGCGGAAAAATTGGAAGTGAAACAGGAAAAAATCGAggaagacgagaaaaaagtcaaaaatgaagaagaggagccaaaagtttgttttgattATTGTGATGTTGTTGCGCGTCGTATCGAGCCAACAACGACAAACATTACGGAGgataatgttaaaataaaggaAGAAATTCTGGATGACGGAAACAGTATTGAGATAGGAGAACCAAAAATCCATCAAGAGGAGATTGCAATTATTGTGCCAACGAAAACGAAGCATCACATAGAGACGCCGAGCGACGATGAAAGTGGGcataatttattagatttagaGGATGATAGTAACAATAGCTTGTTAGATGACGAATTGACTTCtgccaaaaatcaattaagttTAAGTAAGAGTAATAACGACGACGAATCAACCACCAACACGACAATTTCCATCGAAAACTTCATGGAAACGTACGAGCAGATGATAGTTTGCCGAAATGCTGAGAAGAAGACATCACAATATTGTTCATTCATGGAAACGTACGGGTTTATAATGACGTTTCGGTGTGTCTACGAAGTACCAAAACACAAACGAGACAGAGACTCTGAGCAGGCAATCAACATTTTGCTCGCTCGTTACACGGGAATCGATAATCTGGATGTTCTACAGGTATTATTGGAAGCACTCAACATGATCGGAGATCTGGAGGAATATCAAACATTTGGACTCGAGCCTGTCGACtgcattttaattacatttcttCAACTAAAAGTCTGCGTATCATTTAAGGATGTTGCCAAAGTATTCAAGTGTGAGGAGAAAGTTGCTGCGACGTGTTTTGTCACGATGCTGCGCAAGATTCGGAAGATGCTCAAAAGTGTCATTTATTGGCCGACGCGCGAAGAAACCGAAATGACAATACCGAAATTCTTCAAGCCCGCTTACTCGAACGTTCGCACAATCTTTACAAATTTACAAGTACAAACGACGGGCGAGCAGAAACAACGGTTTGTCATCGGATTCGCGCCAAGTGGCTTTGTGTCGTACATTAGTGCGGGCTACAATGCCGACACGTATTCGGATGAGAAGATTTTCCGGGCGGAAAAGTTGCGACAACGATTTGAGCGAAATCAGGATGCACTCATGGTGCTGTACGGTTTTCCGATTGAGAATTTGCTGGGCGTGAGTAATTTTCGGGTGTTTAGACCGCCATTCATCGTGAAAAAAGTGTTACCTGATAACAAAACAATTGTAAGGGAAAATTTCGCCTTATTTAAACATGTAACTGAAACATGTTCGAgcttgcaaaaatttcaaatactcTCACTACCGTTAAAATTTCCATCTGCGTTTGTCGATGAAGTTTTATTCAGTGTTTGTGTTTGTATCAACTATAATGTAATGTTTCGGAATACTTAA